The following coding sequences are from one Frigoribacterium sp. Leaf415 window:
- a CDS encoding LemA family protein, with protein MQPATIGILVAVGIIVLLAVIIGIYLWATYNSLVTLKVRVDEAWSDITIQLKRRADLIPNIIEAVKGYAAHESSVFQNVTAARAETIGAGTPAEASAAEGHMQTALKSIFAVAEAYPQLQASQNFLQLQSELVDTEDKIQAARRFYNGGVREFNTKNRVFPNSLFAKRLGFSERDFFEVSEPSAIAEPPRVQF; from the coding sequence ATGCAACCGGCCACGATCGGCATCCTGGTAGCAGTAGGCATCATCGTCCTGCTCGCGGTCATCATCGGCATCTACCTCTGGGCCACCTACAACTCGTTGGTGACCCTCAAGGTGCGCGTCGACGAGGCGTGGAGCGACATCACGATCCAGCTCAAACGCCGGGCCGACCTGATCCCCAACATCATCGAGGCGGTCAAGGGGTACGCCGCCCACGAGTCGTCGGTCTTCCAGAACGTGACCGCGGCGCGTGCCGAGACCATCGGGGCCGGCACACCGGCCGAAGCCTCGGCTGCCGAGGGGCACATGCAGACCGCCCTGAAGAGCATCTTCGCCGTGGCCGAGGCCTACCCACAGCTCCAGGCGAGCCAGAACTTCCTCCAGTTGCAGTCCGAGCTGGTCGACACCGAGGACAAGATCCAGGCCGCCCGCCGCTTCTACAACGGCGGCGTGCGTGAGTTCAACACCAAGAACCGGGTCTTCCCCAACTCGCTCTTCGCGAAGCGCCTCGGCTTCAGCGAGCGGGACTTCTTCGAGGTCTCCGAACCGTCGGCCATCGCCGAGCCGCCGCGCGTCCAGTTCTGA
- a CDS encoding Ig-like domain-containing protein, which produces MFESPTLHPTRPSSSVDGRLLVVPRRGRRIVSTLAAVALGLALALSVGVGAHAAGSPSGTPTPAPSSGQPGPDPVAPTIRDIGDQDVNAVVVGGTGTSGATVRVLDPRVPSRALCEVTLPTGGTTSVPWSCTVTLEDGADQTLTVRDVTNSAVVGDAISAPFSVLGPPTVQGGPAIGGKVAGTAFAGARVTVDGGAAPVSATADASGAWSAVLPATTWPTGRYTVTASQSSDSVPAVPRSATSTGVAVTIDRDAPAAPVVTAPRAGERVTTQPLTFSGTGEDGATVTAYVDSTPVCQATVAGGSWRCTSSDAALPDGEHAVQAAQIDAAVNVGPPSAGISITVASSTAQPAPPSSSAAPAPTSGPGSSGGPAVPTEPSAGTPGGPVPGDGSGGTPGDDGGGLPEATTPTSDSWAAATTFGRDLPSLGQTMTGTGWLLALGLAAAFVLLVVAPTRLVATALRGRLAPRGPRLTGRNRRRELPTSFSTATLDPRLAAGLTVAAGAAVVGLAAGLDDEVRYARLFAGIVIGVALVNLLTVVVPTRLMGRSREREARVRMSPRLLLVAVVACAVTRLLGLDPPLVLGVVLVGSLTAAPRSPARHGRTDAVDGREAGLLALVQVVALVVVSAAAWAVHGALPATGGFFTELALETSATVCLTGLGSLVLALVPVGSLPGRRIWAWSRPLHVGLTVVGVATAAVVLTGGPSSFPVGGAVVAAAVTAGLCVAVWLWTSFVEVSTDDA; this is translated from the coding sequence GTGTTCGAGTCGCCGACCCTGCATCCGACGCGTCCGTCGTCCTCCGTCGACGGACGGCTCCTGGTCGTGCCGCGACGCGGGCGGCGCATCGTGTCGACCCTCGCGGCGGTCGCGCTCGGTCTCGCGCTCGCCCTGTCGGTCGGTGTCGGCGCCCACGCCGCGGGCAGCCCCTCGGGCACGCCCACACCCGCCCCGTCGTCCGGCCAGCCCGGTCCCGATCCGGTCGCACCGACCATCCGCGACATCGGCGACCAGGACGTGAACGCCGTCGTGGTCGGCGGCACGGGCACGTCCGGGGCCACCGTGAGGGTGCTCGACCCCCGCGTCCCCAGTCGGGCCCTCTGCGAGGTCACCCTGCCCACCGGAGGCACGACCAGCGTCCCCTGGTCGTGCACGGTGACACTCGAGGACGGCGCCGACCAGACCCTCACGGTCCGCGACGTCACGAACTCGGCCGTGGTCGGCGACGCGATCAGCGCTCCGTTCTCGGTGCTCGGCCCGCCGACGGTCCAGGGCGGACCCGCCATCGGCGGCAAGGTCGCGGGCACCGCCTTCGCGGGTGCCCGCGTGACCGTCGACGGAGGCGCGGCGCCGGTCTCGGCGACGGCCGACGCCTCCGGGGCATGGTCCGCCGTGCTGCCGGCCACGACCTGGCCGACCGGCAGGTACACGGTGACGGCGTCACAGTCCTCGGACTCCGTTCCCGCCGTACCCCGGTCGGCGACCTCGACCGGCGTGGCCGTCACGATCGACCGCGACGCGCCCGCCGCCCCCGTCGTCACCGCGCCCCGGGCCGGCGAACGAGTCACCACGCAGCCGCTCACGTTCTCGGGAACGGGAGAAGACGGTGCGACCGTGACCGCCTACGTCGACAGCACCCCCGTCTGCCAGGCCACGGTCGCCGGTGGATCGTGGCGCTGCACGTCGTCCGACGCGGCGCTCCCCGACGGGGAGCACGCGGTCCAGGCCGCGCAGATCGACGCCGCGGTGAACGTCGGGCCGCCCAGCGCGGGCATCTCGATCACGGTGGCGTCGTCGACCGCGCAACCCGCGCCTCCTTCGTCCTCGGCCGCCCCGGCACCGACATCGGGGCCCGGTTCGTCGGGGGGTCCGGCCGTCCCGACCGAGCCGTCTGCCGGGACGCCCGGGGGGCCGGTGCCCGGAGACGGCTCCGGAGGCACCCCGGGTGACGACGGCGGGGGCCTGCCCGAGGCGACCACGCCCACGTCCGACTCCTGGGCGGCGGCGACGACCTTCGGCCGCGATCTGCCCTCCCTCGGCCAGACGATGACCGGCACGGGATGGTTGCTCGCTCTCGGCCTCGCGGCAGCGTTCGTGCTGCTGGTCGTCGCGCCGACACGCCTGGTGGCCACGGCGCTGCGAGGTCGGCTGGCGCCTCGGGGTCCGCGACTCACCGGCCGCAACCGTCGCCGGGAACTCCCCACCTCCTTCTCGACCGCCACGCTCGACCCCCGCCTCGCCGCCGGGCTGACCGTCGCCGCCGGGGCCGCCGTGGTCGGGCTGGCAGCCGGCCTCGACGACGAGGTCCGCTACGCGCGTCTGTTCGCCGGGATCGTGATCGGGGTCGCCCTGGTCAACCTGCTCACCGTCGTCGTCCCCACCCGGTTGATGGGGCGGTCCCGGGAGCGCGAGGCCCGCGTCCGCATGTCACCGCGCCTCCTTCTCGTCGCCGTCGTCGCGTGCGCGGTCACGCGACTGCTCGGGCTCGACCCGCCCCTCGTGCTCGGGGTGGTGCTCGTCGGCAGCCTCACCGCAGCGCCCCGGTCGCCGGCGCGCCACGGCCGGACCGACGCGGTGGACGGTCGCGAGGCGGGGCTGCTGGCGCTCGTCCAGGTCGTCGCCCTGGTGGTCGTGTCGGCCGCGGCCTGGGCCGTCCACGGAGCCCTGCCCGCCACCGGAGGGTTCTTCACCGAGCTGGCCCTCGAGACGAGCGCGACGGTCTGCCTGACCGGGCTCGGGTCCCTCGTGCTGGCGCTGGTCCCGGTGGGCTCCCTGCCGGGTCGTCGGATCTGGGCCTGGTCGCGCCCGCTGCACGTGGGGCTCACCGTGGTCGGCGTGGCCACTGCCGCCGTCGTGCTCACAGGCGGCCCTTCGTCGTTCCCCGTCGGAGGGGCGGTCGTCGCAGCCGCCGTGACGGCAGGCCTCTGCGTCGCGGTCTGGCTCTGGACGTCGTTCGTCGAGGTCAGCACCGACGACGCCTGA
- a CDS encoding S8 family serine peptidase, translated as MRRSGGFVVAIVLGALVAVVVPASAASADQVRDAEYWLADYGIQRAWQTTRGAGTTVAVIDTGVDSSVRELQGAVVGGTDVSGLGSPDGQTPVGEDPNHGTLVGSMVAGRGTGSGDGVIGVAPEADLLSVSVGFGSTAVDSDDQIARAVRWAVDAGADVINMSLTRNTLDWPTSWDDAFLYAMQHDVVVVAAAGNRGSGTTEVGAPATMPGVLTVAGVDRQGTASFDASSQGITIGVAAPSEDLVGVGPGDVHYSWSGTSGATPLVAGIVALVRSAHPELDADDVINRVVATATPKGTTAPDPLYGYGLVDAAAAVTASVPTVAENPMGDLAEWIRVHRRADVPAPSAQATNPAVEAPVPTPVTDPGQPLAVLLPTVETMRSTGIPLIVFTVFGGAAVLVAVGAVRQFRRARRSG; from the coding sequence CGGGGGGTTCGTGGTGGCGATCGTGCTGGGTGCCCTGGTGGCGGTCGTCGTGCCGGCGTCGGCCGCGTCGGCCGATCAGGTGCGGGACGCCGAGTACTGGCTCGCCGACTACGGCATCCAGCGGGCATGGCAGACCACGCGTGGTGCGGGGACGACCGTGGCCGTCATCGACACCGGCGTCGATTCGTCGGTGCGTGAACTCCAGGGCGCCGTCGTCGGCGGCACCGATGTCTCGGGCCTCGGCTCGCCCGACGGCCAGACGCCGGTGGGCGAGGACCCCAACCACGGCACGCTGGTCGGGTCGATGGTCGCGGGCCGTGGCACCGGGTCCGGCGACGGCGTGATCGGTGTCGCGCCCGAGGCCGACCTGCTCTCGGTGTCGGTGGGCTTCGGCTCGACGGCCGTGGACTCCGACGACCAGATCGCCCGAGCCGTGCGCTGGGCGGTCGACGCCGGGGCGGACGTCATCAACATGTCCCTGACCCGCAACACGCTCGACTGGCCGACCAGTTGGGACGACGCCTTCCTCTACGCGATGCAGCACGACGTCGTCGTCGTCGCCGCGGCCGGCAACCGCGGCAGCGGGACGACCGAGGTGGGTGCGCCGGCGACGATGCCGGGCGTCCTGACCGTAGCCGGGGTGGACCGGCAAGGGACGGCGAGCTTCGACGCGTCGAGTCAGGGCATCACCATCGGCGTCGCCGCCCCCAGCGAAGACCTGGTGGGTGTCGGTCCCGGCGACGTCCACTACAGCTGGAGCGGCACGAGCGGGGCCACACCCCTCGTCGCGGGCATCGTCGCACTCGTGCGCAGCGCCCACCCCGAGCTCGACGCCGACGACGTCATCAATCGTGTCGTGGCGACGGCCACCCCGAAGGGCACCACGGCGCCCGACCCCCTGTACGGCTACGGGCTCGTCGACGCCGCGGCGGCCGTCACCGCCTCGGTGCCGACGGTCGCCGAGAACCCGATGGGCGATCTGGCCGAGTGGATCCGCGTGCACCGGCGGGCGGACGTGCCGGCGCCGTCGGCGCAGGCGACGAACCCGGCCGTCGAGGCCCCCGTGCCGACGCCGGTGACCGATCCGGGCCAGCCGTTGGCGGTCCTGCTGCCCACCGTCGAGACCATGAGGTCGACGGGCATTCCCCTGATCGTCTTCACGGTGTTCGGCGGAGCGGCCGTCCTCGTGGCCGTGGGCGCGGTACGCCAGTTCAGGCGTGCGCGGCGGTCGGGGTAA
- a CDS encoding NAD(P)/FAD-dependent oxidoreductase — translation MPKILIVGGGYAGFYTAWKLEKWLRAGEAEVTIVDPLPYMTYQPFLPEVAAGSIEPRHAVVALRRHLKKTDVVTAKVTGVDHASRTATITPEVGDAWTMQYDQIVMTAGAVSRTFPIPGVADEAIGLKTIEEAAAIRDKVLTNFQKAANLPAGPERDRLLTVVVVGGGFAGIEVFAELRSFASDLLKNYPDLTIDDTHFHLVEAMGRIMPEVSLETSHWVLKNLAERAATVHLDTQLQSAVGGKIELSTGESFESDLIVWTAGVMANPMVRSTDFPLEQRGRITVKADLRIVDGETVVPDAWACGDVAATPDLTGKGVGGFCVPNAQHAVRMGKRLAKNIVASLRGEGLVDYKHENLGAVAGLGLNVGVFQSGKFAMKGFPAWAAHRGYHGMAMPSFERKFRVVGGWWNNFWLGRDIVSLDNRERPRAAFEEFASRPKPAVETPAEAAAPASVGAGQPAGEAGPAYANPVEDDGTAKKGTAEGGEAAAKAPRKAPARKPAAKKTPAGETAATDGVSASE, via the coding sequence GTGCCCAAAATCCTGATCGTCGGCGGCGGCTACGCCGGTTTCTACACTGCCTGGAAGCTCGAGAAGTGGCTGCGTGCGGGTGAGGCCGAGGTCACGATCGTCGACCCGCTGCCCTACATGACGTACCAGCCCTTCCTGCCCGAGGTGGCCGCCGGGTCGATCGAGCCCCGCCACGCGGTGGTCGCCCTCCGACGCCACCTCAAGAAGACCGACGTCGTCACGGCCAAGGTCACCGGCGTGGACCACGCCTCCAGGACCGCCACCATCACGCCCGAGGTGGGCGACGCCTGGACGATGCAGTACGACCAGATCGTCATGACGGCCGGTGCCGTGTCCCGCACCTTCCCGATCCCCGGCGTCGCCGACGAGGCCATCGGCCTCAAGACCATCGAAGAGGCCGCCGCGATCCGCGACAAGGTGCTCACGAACTTCCAGAAGGCGGCGAACCTGCCGGCCGGTCCCGAGCGCGACCGCCTGCTCACGGTCGTCGTCGTCGGCGGTGGCTTCGCCGGCATCGAGGTCTTCGCCGAACTGCGCAGCTTCGCCAGCGACCTGCTCAAGAACTACCCCGACCTCACCATCGACGACACGCACTTCCACCTCGTCGAGGCGATGGGCCGCATCATGCCCGAGGTGTCGCTCGAGACGAGCCACTGGGTGCTCAAGAACCTCGCCGAGCGCGCCGCCACGGTCCACCTCGACACGCAGCTGCAGTCGGCGGTCGGCGGCAAGATCGAACTCTCCACCGGTGAGTCGTTCGAGTCCGACCTCATCGTCTGGACGGCCGGCGTCATGGCCAACCCGATGGTCCGCAGCACCGACTTCCCGCTCGAGCAGCGCGGACGCATCACCGTCAAGGCCGACCTGCGCATCGTCGACGGCGAGACCGTCGTCCCCGACGCCTGGGCCTGTGGCGACGTCGCCGCCACCCCCGACCTCACCGGGAAGGGCGTGGGCGGGTTCTGCGTCCCGAACGCCCAGCACGCCGTCCGCATGGGCAAGCGCCTCGCGAAGAACATCGTCGCGTCGCTCCGCGGCGAGGGGCTCGTCGACTACAAGCACGAGAACCTCGGTGCCGTGGCCGGCCTCGGTCTGAACGTCGGAGTCTTCCAGAGCGGCAAGTTCGCCATGAAGGGCTTCCCGGCCTGGGCCGCCCACCGCGGCTACCACGGCATGGCCATGCCCTCGTTCGAGCGCAAGTTCCGCGTCGTGGGCGGCTGGTGGAACAACTTCTGGTTGGGACGCGACATCGTCTCGCTCGACAACCGTGAGCGTCCCCGAGCGGCCTTCGAAGAGTTCGCCTCGCGTCCCAAGCCGGCCGTCGAGACGCCCGCCGAGGCCGCCGCTCCCGCATCCGTCGGTGCCGGCCAGCCCGCCGGTGAGGCCGGTCCCGCGTACGCGAACCCGGTCGAGGACGACGGCACGGCGAAGAAGGGCACTGCCGAAGGGGGCGAGGCTGCCGCGAAGGCTCCTCGCAAGGCTCCCGCCCGCAAGCCCGCCGCCAAGAAGACGCCCGCCGGCGAGACCGCGGCGACCGACGGGGTGTCCGCCTCCGAGTGA